ATAAAAGTTTATTTGTCTGAGTCACTTTTTCAAATTCTGCAAGCTCTTCAGCTGTCAATACGCTTGTGTCAACAACTGGTGGTGCTTCAATTTCTTTTTCTAATTTTTCATCTTTCATTGGTACATCAAAACCCATTAACCATACAGGATTTACCTTTAAAATTTCAGAAAATTCAAAAATTCTACTTCTACTAGGATCATATTTTCCTTTTATGTATTCGCTAATAGTCGAAGTATTTATTCCTGAAATTTCAGAAAGTTTTGATTGTGTCATGTTATTAACTTTCAAGGCTTCTTTTAGTCTATCCCCAAAAGTTGCAATACTTTCTTTCTTTTTCATAGTTCTGCTCCTTCAATTTTATACTCCAATTATACCTTATTTTTTCGTAAAATACAATTATTTTTATGAAAAAAATTAAAAAAATTAGTAATTTACGAAAAAAAGTGTTGACAAAATAAAATTTGTGTTATATAATTAATTCGTAAAAAACGAAATAGGAGGTGAGCGGATGAAGTTTAATAACTCAAAATTAAGAGGAAAAATAAGAGAAAATTTCGGTTCTGAATATGCTTTTGGAGAGGCTTTGGGTATGGCTTTATCTACTTTAAGCGGTAAATTAAACAATAAAAGCGAATTTACGAGAAGTGAGATTTTGAGTATTGTTAAACTACTTAATTTAAAAAAAGAGGAAGTATACGATGTATTTTTTTTACCTATTTAATTCGTAAAATACGAAAATAAAAAAGATGAGTATGACAAACATCTAAAAAATAGAGAAGAGGAAGGTGATTGAGTGAAAAGAATTTTTAAATTAGGTTTGTTATTTTTAATAGGAATTTTGATTTACCTAAAAGAAGTAATAGCGACATTACTGCTTTTAAAACTTACAAATTTTGAAACGGCTTTAATATTTAGTATATCGCTATTAATAAGTACAATTAATTTGAAACATAATAAAAATTTATTTTCTTTTGTTGATAAATACTTATCCTAGTTTTGGTTTCTCAAAAATGGGAAACCAATAATCCAAGAAATCCATACACAGAACTTCAAGATCACATAATGAAACTATCAATGGCAAAAGAAGTTTCGATGACAGAGAACAACGAAAAAGGTAGACAAGCAAGACTTTACTTCATTCAATGCGAAGAAGCGTGGAACAGTCCTGAAATGGTATTAAGCCGTGCTAATCAGTTAAGTAGCAGAATGATTGAGAATTATACAAAGAGAATATCTAGCTTAGAATTTACAATTCAGCAGCAGGCACCGAAATTATTGTTTGCAGATGCAGTTGCTACATCTAATACAAGTATCTTAATAGGAGATTTGGCTAAACTGTTAAAGCAAAATGGAATTGATACAGGACAAAGACGGTTATTCGAGCATTTGAGAACAAACGGCTACTTAATGAAGCAAGGAAGCAGTTATAATATGCCAACTCAAAGAGCTATGGAAATGAAACTGTTTGAAGTAAAAGAGAGAACTATAAATAATCCAGACGGAAGTGTCAGATTAACAAGAACTACTAAAGTAACAGGAAAAGGTCAGCAGTATTTTATAAATTTGTTCCTAAGGAATCGGATGAATTAATCGTTTAAGGGGCTAAGTAATGACAACAGACACCAAAAAAAATTAAGGGACGGCAATCCCGGAAAGGAAAAACTATGGAAAATTTGGAATTCTGGATAAATAAGCAGGCTTCAAAATTGCAGTTGTCAATTAAAGAA
This genomic stretch from Leptotrichia sp. oral taxon 218 harbors:
- a CDS encoding helix-turn-helix transcriptional regulator; this encodes MKKKESIATFGDRLKEALKVNNMTQSKLSEISGINTSTISEYIKGKYDPSRSRIFEFSEILKVNPVWLMGFDVPMKDEKLEKEIEAPPVVDTSVLTAEELAEFEKVTQTNKLLFFHGIEDDDHDMAVFKNLVIDILLKQRKNKEKE
- a CDS encoding DUF739 family protein gives rise to the protein MKFNNSKLRGKIRENFGSEYAFGEALGMALSTLSGKLNNKSEFTRSEILSIVKLLNLKKEEVYDVFFLPI
- a CDS encoding phage antirepressor KilAC domain-containing protein — encoded protein: MKLSMAKEVSMTENNEKGRQARLYFIQCEEAWNSPEMVLSRANQLSSRMIENYTKRISSLEFTIQQQAPKLLFADAVATSNTSILIGDLAKLLKQNGIDTGQRRLFEHLRTNGYLMKQGSSYNMPTQRAMEMKLFEVKERTINNPDGSVRLTRTTKVTGKGQQYFINLFLRNRMN